The following are from one region of the Arachis duranensis cultivar V14167 chromosome 10, aradu.V14167.gnm2.J7QH, whole genome shotgun sequence genome:
- the LOC110276761 gene encoding uncharacterized protein LOC110276761 → MRQPQIELYVEFETIEAVRIQNDLDMEDDRTTMYEGMNSDSEEDFEATYEAGNEDEDGDVGVEATAENVVVHPSSSQLMYVPPFMCELDLNAMHAPEFPKYANIGVANHEIGEFWIGMEYSSRKSVVAVIRSYTKSRGVDYGVHESEPQTFYEKCKMYRRGCDWLIRASLIRKKGCWEIRRYNDRHTCTIGTILQDHSKLDSDTVAEAIRPLVQTNSSIKVKSIIAKVQSRFNYTISYRKAWLVKQKSIAKVFGGWEDSYQILPWWLSVMVQKTPGSVVQIETRPLYNGNEEAHGVKILHRVFWSFNPCIRVFRHCKPLVQVDDTLLYGKYKGTLLVVVAQDGNQNFVPIAFALVEGETVDAWHFFLRNLQMHVVRKDGVGMISDQHESIQVAENCSRGDWQPPKAWWMFCIRHIGSNFPRAFKVPHLQKLVVNIGYSRTVEEYNINYKKLEEQDEAYGRWCDAIGLRHWILAFDEGHRWGHMTTNLVECINSVLKGVHNLPVLALVRATYYRLNELFTRKSVETHEHKRAGFTYSVFAQQRIEANM, encoded by the exons ATGCGACAGCCACAGATTGAGCTGTACGTTGAGTTTGAAACCATAGAAGCAGTAAGGATTCAAAATGATTTAGATATGGAGGATGATAGAACTACAATGTACGAAGGAATGAATAGTGATAGTGAAGAGGACTTCGAAGCCACTTATGAAGCCGGCAACGAAGATGAGGATGGTGATGTGGGAGTTGAGGCAACAGCGGAGAATGTAGTGGTTCATCCCTCGAGCAGTCAACTGATGTACGTTCCACCTTTTATGTGTGAGTTAGATCTCAATGCCATGCATGCCCCGGAGTTTCCGAAATATGCAAACATAG GCGTTGCTAATCATGAGATCGGAGAGTTCTGGATTGGAATGGAATACAGTTCTAGAAAGTCGGTCGTCGCAGTAATTAGAAGTTACACTAAATCTAGAGGAGTTGACTATGGTGTGCATGAGTCTGAGCCACAGACGTTCTATGAAAAATGCAAGATGTACAGGCGTGGGTGCGATTGGCTTATCCGAGCCAGCTTGATACGGAAAAAAGGTTGTTGGGAGATACGCAGATACAACGATAGGCACACGTGCACAATCGGAACGATTTTACAAGATCATTCCAAGTTGGACTCGGATACAGTTGCTGAGGCTATAAGGCCATTGGTCCAGACTAACTCGTCCATCAAGGTGAAATCTATAATAGCGAAAGTCCAGTCAAGGTTCAACTATACCATCAGTTATCGAAAGGCTTGGTTGGTAAAGCAGAAGTCCATAGCCAAAGTTTTCGGTGGTTGGGAGGATTCTTACCAAATCTTGCCATGGTGGCTCTCGGTCATGGTTCAAAAGACGCCTGGTTCAGTTGTCCAAATAGAAACACGACCACTGTACAACGGGAATGAGGAGGCGCACGGTGTAAAAATACTTCATCGCGTATTTTGGAGTTTCAATCCATGCATTAGGGTATTTAGGCATTGTAAGCCCCTAGTTCAGGTTGACGACACACTCCTATACGGAAAATACAAAGGTACACTTCTAGTCGTTGTTGCACAAGATGGGAACCAGAACTTTGTGCCTATCGCTTTTGCCTTGGTGGAAGGGGAGACAGTTGATGCGTGGCACTTCTTTCTCAGAAATCTGCAAATGCATGTTGTTAGAAAAGACGGTGTGGGTATGATCTCAGACCAGCATGAGTCAATCCAGGTGGCAGAAAATTGTTCTAGAGGTGACTGGCAACCTCCAAAAGCATGGTGGATGTTTTGTATAAGGCACATCGGCAGCAACTTCCCAAGGGCATTCAAAGTCCCTCACTTGCAAAAGCTTGTTGTCAACATAGGGTATTCAAGAACGGTGGAGGAGTACAACATCAACTATAAGAAGTTGGAAGAGCAAGACGAGGCATATGGCAGGTGGTGCGATGCCATTGGACTCAGACATTGGATATTGGCATTCGACGAGGGACATCGATGGGGCCATATGACGACGAACCTTGTCGAATGCATTAACTCAGTGTTGAAGGGTGTCCATAATCTACCTGTGTTGGCGCTGGTTCGAGCAACATATTATCGGTTAAATGAACTTTTTACGCGGAAGAGTGTCGAGACTCACGAACACAAGCGTGCTGGATTTACTTATTCCGTATTTGCACAACAACGGATAGAAGCAAATATGTAA
- the LOC107469045 gene encoding homeobox-leucine zipper protein ATHB-6, which translates to MKRTGSSSDSLGPLMTICPSSTEEQSPRSNHVYGHDPLFQSMVLDGLDEEGCTVEESGHHSEKKRRLSVEQVKALEKNFEVENKLEPERKVKLAQELGLQPRQVAVWFQNRRARWKTKQLERDYGVLKNNYDALKVNHDALKQDNDALHKQVHTTHYHKLLVMNEEHNTTPDETSILGSGSNVNDHHLYHDNCFNDNSDHGVVALGATTTPPSPSPSSPPLFPSDFNKDGSSDSDSSAILNEDTKDAISSSGVLQSNHHFLMFSESPALKFNCSMLASSSSMNCFQFQKPHQTMQYVKMEEHNFIGAADEACNLIFSDEQAPTLHWYSSDQWG; encoded by the exons ATGAAGAGAACTGGAAGCTCATCAGATTCTTTAGGACCTCTCATGACAATTTGTCCATCATCAACAG AGGAGCAGAGTCCGAGGAGCAACCACGTGTACGGGCATGATCCATTGTTCCAGTCGATGGTGCTTGATGGTCTAGACGAAGAAGGGTGCACGGTAGAGGAATCTGGGCACCACTCTGAGAAGAAGCGAAGACTTAGCGTGGAACAAGTGAAAGCGTTGGAGAAGAACTTCGAGGTTGAGAACAAGCTTGAACCAGAGAGGAAGGTGAAGTTAGCACAAGAACTTGGGTTGCAGCCTAGACAGGTGGCGGTTTGGTTCCAGAACCGCCGCGCCAGGTGGAAGACTAAACAGCTTGAGAGAGATTATGGCgttcttaaaaataattatgatgCTCTTAAAGTTAATCATGATGCACTAAAACAGGACAACGATGCGTTGCACAAGCAGGTACACACTACACACTA TCAT AAATTATTGGTGATGAATGAAGAACACAACACTACTCCTGATGAAACCTCAATTCTTGGATCAGGATCCAACGTTAACGATCATCACTTGTACCATGACAATTGCTTCAACGACAACAGCGACCACGGTGTTGTTGCTCTTGGTGCAACAACAACACCGCCGTCGCCATCACCGTCGTCGCCGCCACTCTTCCCTTCAGACTTCAACAAAGACGGTTCTTCCGATAGCGATTCAAGTGCGATCCTAAACGAAGACACCAAAGACGCAATTTCTTCGTCTGGGGTGCTTCAAAGTAACCACCACTTCCTGATGTTTTCAGAGTCTCCTGCATTGAAATTCAACTGTTCCATGTTGGCCTCTTCGTCTTCCATGAATTGCTTCCAGTTCCAGAAACCGCACCAGACTATGCAATACGTGAAGATGGAAGAGCACAATTTCATCGGTGCCGCTGATGAGGCATGCAATTTGATCTTCTCCGATGAACAAGCACCCACCCTTCATTGGTACTCTTCAGATCAGTggggttaa